The genomic DNA TGTAAGGTCATTTTCATCCTCTCTTTCCCCTATCCAGTGATGTGCATGCCAAGAATTCTGCTCACCATGTGTTGTGATTTTGGTGCTCTTTCAATTTGGGGTAGTATGGGCACTAGATTGGATTACTTTATAGGATAAGTTTAAGTCCTAactttttatgttcttttagAGCCGTTGTTTTTGGCATATTAATTAGGTATTTAACATTTAGTATCAGAGCAAACGTTACGTCACGTGTTCGAAGAGCAACCTATAGAAAGTatggaaaattacagtttactccttccaaagttgatagcgtttttcaattcaaacaccaaagttttaatttttgcaatccaccccctcaaagtttcaattttttttcaattcgaccaatactatcccaaaattctcatattgatttttgttttttataaaaaaataataaaaaataataaaaaacaaatttggggatgcaaaaatggctagaaccgattttttttttttaaaaaaaatttataaaaaataaaaattatgggcaatacgggaagttttggatacaattggtcaaattacaaaaatttagaactttaagggggtggattgcaaaaattgaaactttagtgttcgcaTTAAAAAAAgctgtcaactttaggagaataaactgtaatttttcttaGAAGGTATTACCCGgtagaaaaaccaaaacaaaaagtaaaaggtctagtaaattcaaaaaaaaaagccaccaTGCACATAATAGGTTGCCATGGGCATCTCCACAGAAGCGTGGTGGATTGTTATGATCATGATAGGACTGAATTTGGGGTATGAGCAATAAATTAGACCATCCTAATACTTAATTATTGCAAACTAGAAACTtgtattaaaaggaaaaaaataataataatagtaagaATTAAGCATTTAGTATCCATTCCTATCAATCACCTAACAGAGCTGACTTGGTATATACTCAGCCGCTCAGCCATAAATATTTGTTCAACTGTTTATCATTCGTCCTTGCACTTCTTTAATCATCCATCCACTTCATACTTGGTTTATTAATTACACCAAATATTATCATTTCTTCATCAAATCGATCCTCACGGGACTTCACGGCCTTCAAGATGTTGCCACACCGCTCTCCCTCTCAACATCATTTCGTGTACACTTGACCTTCTACCAAGGGGTCAACTACAGAATTCGGTGACCCTTTAcactttttcattatttttattttatataattgattgatatattgtattttaaatatattttttaagtgattaataaaaaaaactcacttAAAAGCTTATATGAAATGGGTTTATAATAAATGAGTGGCTGTGCCaatcattactttaattttttattttgttgacaAATGGTTGATTTAATGATTGTTTGGAACTATCAcgttaataaaataataataaaataaaaatatgttttctaaCATTAGTCGGGTCAACAATATTTAGCATATATgaatttgaacctttttttttgcgtcatagacaaaaatatatatatatatacaattatatgGAAAACATTAAATGCCTTACTCATTTGATGCAACTAAAAGGGTATTAGATAGAGTTAAAGCGCACCTCTCTCTTTCTAAGCAATATCAATGAAAAAGAGTTAAGAAAAGTCTTTGTCACTTCTAATTTGTGAGAATACTTTCAAACCCTAACACGGTAAAAATTGTCCATTTTATTATTGAGTGTGCTCTCGAATTTGCACAACCGAGGTGCTCGTGAATATTTTGGTTAAAGCCCTAATTATCAGTGATGGATGAAGAGTGTATTGGCAGTGGCCAGGTCCCCCCAaatgacaataatttttttttttttttgggtaatggGCCTCTATCGGCTAAATTTTTTAGCCATGCCCCTGCCTATTTTCAGAATTGACTCCGTCCCTACTAATTATTACCACAATATGTtcactcatttatttattagaatattaattatttcatattaactttaatttttgggtaagTTTATTAGGTTTGTTTTCATAACTCACCTTCTATTACAATTATTTAAGTATTTAAtcctttcaaaataaaaataaaaagaaaaaattaagtatttaacATATTGCATTTATTACAGAAAATTTAGAACCAACAAACGATTCTattgaaattgaattgaaattttcatACACATggaattggtaaaaaaaaaaaaaaagagtcaacgAAATATGACAACCAAGCAAATATTCTCATGGACGTTACGTTACGCCTCGCACACAACGCATTTCCACACCAGTAACAGAAACAGCCCCAACGGAATCACACCCGCCATAACCGCCAGCACCACCAAATAAAAAGCAGAAAAGAAAActaacctctctctctctctctctctctatctctatctaACCAAGGCCGTGATCTCCGACGAACGCGGCGAGGCGGGCAACCGGGAGGCGAAGGTCGTCGGCGGAAAGTCGACGGAACGGCGGTCGCCTTCGTCCTCAAAGTTGAGGGCGTAGCTGAGGGCGTCGTACTTGAAGTCGGCGGAGTGGCGCCGGTGGTGGTTTCTGGCAGCGCCGATTTTGGAGATGAAGTTCCGGCACTTGTCTTTGAGCTCGGGGGACTTCTGCCGGGAGGACGCGCTCCGGACGAGCCTCGCCCTGGGCTCGGAGCTCAGGGATTCGTCGTCGTGGAGGTGGTGGTGGCCGTGGTGGGTCCTCCGGAAGCAGCAGAGGGAAGACTTGAGGATTTGTTTGAGAGAGGGTGAAGAATTGTGGTGGTGGTCGTCGTCCTCCATGAGAACCGTGAGAAGGGAGGttctgtgtgtgtttgtttatatataggTTAATATATAGGCGAGGGGGGTGTGAAAAGACGGACGAGGACGCTGAGGGGCCGGGGAATTCTGATGAGTCCGTACTTTAAGGGATCCCGAGGTCGAgcgatatttttgtcatttcattttcttaaaataatattaaattttccCGAATTGAGGTTTTCGACTGACGTGGAATTGGTAAAACAAACTGCAGTTAagttactattattttttttaaaaaaataaaataaaataaaaattaaaaaagaaaaaagaaataaacctATCCCCTTCGGCCCCAAAGGCGTGgggtgggagagagagagagcagagctGCAATGGTGTTGGGTAGAGAGAAGTGTGCTGTGCTGtgcgtgatttttttttgggagagagagaagcatgCTGAAGATGAAGGAGATAGCATGCGTGGGTGGGGTGGGCAGTTCAGTGAgtgggtttattttttattaaaaaaataaaaaaacttaactgTAGTTTACTTAACTACAGCTACGTCAGTCGGAAACTAAGATTCGAGAAAATTTTTCGtatttctagcatttctcatatatttaaGGATGAGTTTCTTAAATATAGTATCGTTTAACTCAGTTGGGAGGAaactttatttatattttaattagtcttatttttctttttatcttttgtgtgattgaaaatatatatatatatatatacagaataAACTTGATGGAAGTTTTTGGTGGCATTTCACGTTGTATGTATTTATTCTTGAGATGATTTGTGTCATTTAAGGTTgtgataaaataaattaaaatgttcTTTTCACATTACTTACatcaatcatttaaaaaaagaaaaaaaaaaacactttaaacTCGAACACgatataaaatgagtgtgatAAAGAGTATTACTCTATAATAAAAATCAGATGCGAGGGTTTTCTATTTTGAAGCGATTTTAAGATTATAAATGTATATATGTTCCACAACGTTTTCCTCTTAAttgagttaaaagaaattttttcaattcactttattaaattgacatatatctTAATGGGTTGGACCATTGGTTTGCTTTGGTTACCACTTTATGCGGCGTCGGAGAGGATCAAGTCATTTTTTGACCTATTTcctacttattttttgtttgttttttacaCTGTAATTCTTGTTCTGAGTTTATTGTTGGACAACctactcattttttattcttcgaTCCCATGTaacctttttcttatttaatcttataaaaaaagaaaaaagaaaaagacatgtCCTAAATGCACGTGagaattacatattttattaaaaatgcatataaaaattttgaacactTTGAACatatatcagtttaatagaaaaaatgataaaaaatttctcaaaaggAAAATTCGTCCATGTATATAATCTTTGCGAATGATATGCTTTTGTTCGCTAAGTTTGACATGAAGAATCATGGGACCATTGAGAAAAGTGCTGGAATACGTCATATTCTGGATATGGAAGAGCCACCACCACTTAATTTGGCAGATACCTTTATCTCAAgacttcatttttctttctaatctttgatgaagaagaaattgCATACGGAATAAAGTTTTTTCCTAAACTGAATTGTAAGAATTACTTTTAAAGATCAATTAGAGCTTGTTGgagattatgtttgaaaaatagagtttttaagtcaaaaaacgtttttggcaaaagctttaattttaagcttttgcctttttttctaaaagtgcgttttggtcatttttagactttttgaatatttaaaagcgattttaatttttttttttaccaaacaagtactttttttttcttcaaataaactttttgagtgttaaacgcacttttagacaCCTCAaaagcaatctcaaacagactaaATGATATTAACCTTTATAGTGGGTGATTTTCAAATGGCCCAAAATCATCCTTTAAGTCTGGGTCCTCTAATTGGGCTGTTTGTGAAGGGCAGCCATTTTTCAAATGGGCATTTGAAAAGAGTTGGGCCTTCTAGATACTTGTTATCATGTTGGTGGGCCTGTTGGCTATCACTCAACTTattggctgtgtttggcaaagggttGGACTGGACCggacccaaaaaaattaaaaaaaaaaaaaaagttattcttaaaaaaattgttacttacAATCTTGTTCGATATTTTCAAGTGTCGATATCGAACAATACAACCTTTTCCCCCAAGGTTTGTCTGGTTGACTGGTCAAAAGGAATACATGTTGGGTGAGCTTCATTGAACTTTCCTCACCTCCTTCCtctccctttccttttttcctcaCTTTCAATCCTAAGAGATAATAAAGAACTGATAAAAAAACCATCACAAGAAGAAGATTGCTCTGATTAATTGTAGTATATATCAGTCTTCTTCTTTCGAGGATACGATATAGTAATTTGTGTTCTTTCAAGTTATCATCTTTGTTCATTGGGTGCTTCTTCCTTACTGGGGGCTGCAGCTCAGAAACctcagaaaaggaaaagaaaaaaggcaaaatCTTTGTTGGTATTTATCAATGGCTGGAATGCTTCCTGGTGTGGAGTGTGCACGAAGGAGACGGCTCCATCTGAGCAGTGGCATGTCGGATTCACCAAGCCATGGTGGGACAAGGCGGTCATCTCTCTGTTTATACACAAGCAGCCATGAAACCCATCATTCCTCAACCTCACCAATGGTACTTATATCCCCTTCTCTTTGCCATTTTCTCTCACATATCcctgtttcttctttttgatgTGGCTGATACTgtttaattttgaaaacccccccaaaaaaacagaggaaaaaaagCTTATTGAGCCAAGCATCCCAGGATGAGGAATTGGAAAGTGGAGCTAGAGAGGCCAAGGAGAGATTAGATGGAAGGTTTAAAGCACAAAGAAAATCTGAAACCAATAGGTAAGGAATCTTTGTGATTTCAGGATGATATATATGTTAGCCAAATTTACCAGAATCCCTTTTCTCACCCTCCTATTTCAACTTGGTTTTCATGATTATTTTAGGAGAAACAACAAAGACAGATTGGGGTCCATGTTCCAAGACGAGTTGCCGACAGAGCTGTTGGGGTCAAAACAGAGCCGCTCAAAGAAGTTCAGTTGGGCCAAGTTTAGCTGGAAGGCCTTAGATCAAAACATCTGTGCTGCCTGCATATGAGAAGCTTGTTTTCTTTATAGTTTTATATCTCATTTGTGGTGATGATCACCATTTTTGTGAGGTTTTTCTAGGAATTAATccaagtttttttcttctttgatgtAAGTTCTTGATTGGGAAAAGATCCAATATTGTAAAAAACTATCAAAGATTAAACAAAAATCCCTTCTTTTCCACTTTCCAGATTTGGATCTGCTACAGAAGGTGCTTTGGAATCTTGAATATTAATTTGGCAATGATCTTTAACAGAGTATTTCTGGGAATGATCTTGAACATTAATCTGCTTACCAAAAGCTGCACTACAACAAACATGAAAAGCTGCATTAGAATTTAGAACAAACTTGAGGCAGATTCGGTGACAAAATTAATGGCTGTTTGTACAAGTTGACTGCATCCAGCCAAGAAGACCTGTTAAGACACAAAAACAGACAAGGGTGACTCGCCGAAGGAACCGCCGGAAAACATTCTGAGGCCTAAGTCAAATGAGATATTTGGGAAATAATCCAATAAGTAAGAGAATAAGTAGAAGGAAAAATGTGTGTACCTCATAATAGGGTCCATCACCTTTACTTATAGGACTAATGTTGTTATGGTAAGTGGGCTTGATGCGGCAAGCACCGGGAATCAAGGATCCGATATGACAGGTGTCATATACTCATCAGGCTTTATTCTTGGGCTGCCCTAACAGAACCTTTTCTTATTAAGCCAAATTTAAATAGGTAAGACGGTAACTAGGAGATTCCTAGGATACCTTTCCTAATATGGTCTTCTCGCCACGTATTTGTCGAGTAGGTGACCGTTGATCTAGGCAGAGATGGAGGGAGGCCATGGTcaccccaaaataaggaaaaaaaaaagtaaagtaaagttttaagtttagtcattttggcctctccaaaaaaaatttggccctatttttagatCTTTaggccatatccaataaaaacttttggcctattcttaatttttttgggccatacccattaagttttttttaaaaaaaaaaaaaatttggtctttactttcaaatgtccatttttttgctcttactttcaaatgctcactttttttggcccttatagtagtctttatttcataaaaaaacaaccaaaataaagtttttttaataaaaaaatttggctggctcccttccataaaatttcctgaCTCTGTCCCTGGATCTAGGGACTGTTGGTTGGCGTCTCCATTGAGGGAGGGAGGACCCATCAGGTGCAGCCCAGCCTGAGGACGAATATATCTTCCAAAATCCGAAGGATAACGGGCTTTATTGAGCTTAAGTGAGCCTTGCAAGGACAAGGGGCCTCTAATAAATGGTATCATCAATGGGTTTCTTTAAGGCCTACGAGAATCATGATATCACTGATTATCACACATTATATCACTGAGTTGTGCCTTCTAATACCGTAACAGGTCTTGGTCTATAACTTGTCCCACCCCAAAGCAATAAGacatttaaaatgaagaaaattgtcACAAGGAGCTTTCTAAGAGAAACACGCTAACACCCTAAGCTGCACTAAACCAAACTTTCAGTAGATTAATTGacaaaaaggataaaaaaaaaaaaaaaaaaaaaacacacagacAATTTGTGATTGGTCTGCGTCACAAGAAAATAGCATGGAAACCTCTTagaaataaataactaaatttatcatttcttctTGGTTTACAAAGAGTTTGGCTTGGGACACATCTTATAATAAGATATAAAGAACACGTATCTCAATTTCAATTGAAACTGGACCCAAGTCAAATCGTCTTTGTGGTTTGGTCTTGCCTTCTTGGAAGGGGTAAATTCCATGAGTTCCATGAAATTTCAGCAGGAAACAAATCCTCAGCCAATTCATTAATGGTGAGGGGGGCTCTCAGCAATCAGGCCTAGAAAGAGCTGAACATGATGTGAGCTCCAGCAATGCATGTTTGTCCAGTTCCTCTTTCACTACATATAAACAAAGATAATGCCTATTGATTGATTTTCCATAATGAACAAAGTGATAAACAGATCAGCAGCAATCTTTTGGATCCATATCAAGGCAATCTCAGATCCTAGTCTTTTTCCTAATTAAAGAAATGTATGAGATCATGGGCATATCAAatatcacatgcatttttatatACCAAGATTTTTATGACTTCCATGTGTCATATTATGAAGCAACCAACCATTTGAATCCTCCCACTATCGTTTTACCTTTCATAATCTCCATCTCACATGACTCAGGATCATTGTCTTGTTCTATTAAGCTTTACAACACATTGAATATTAAATCGAAATGGAAGGTGAATCATAAGATAGGCtttaaatttaatatctctactgtgatatcatgttaaatcattaattattttaaaagccatgtcagtaaaaaaatgttgaattcaataatttaattgatgttCTAAAATGCTTTTTTCTTGACATTACTAAAGCATAATATGAGATCTTATATGGGGTtttagagtaattttagaagttccTCTTGTGTTATTCTTGTgtccctccaaaaatgatgtggcttttaaaatcacaatttggatcaaaatctaataatgatcaatcacaagctcaatgatgattttaagagccacattatTCTTTGAGGTATACAAGACTGACTTGTACAAGGGAGGGCCCTAAACCACCCCCCCCCNNNNNNNNNNNNNNNNNNNNGGggttattttatctttttatctccaaaattttgggaaaataacaaaaaaattagaatttttttttcttagtagTACCTTAACAAAAAATTCCAATCCAACCCCAATTCCCCccctaaataatatttttatctttgtctctgtcaatatatatataaccacactcccctccccccaaaaaagaaaataataaagaataagAGTATAATGCTCCTCTTGGGTAATGATATCCtataatttcaaagaaattatagatttttaaattacCTAAATTTAGGCCATTTCTTGCATCAAAcggtttgaaaaatgctacatattaaaaatgtggcatgttacctatgaaaattaagtatattttcattAGATTCTTGCGATTTATTATGTAGAAAAGCTTTGAgtcaaactattttttggttttctaaaaaataaatgtctCTTCAAAAGTAAAGAAGAAGCTTTTTGGGATGAAATTTTGTCCGGCTACCTTGGTAACATGCCATCTATTTTTAGTAAGTAGTATTTTCCAAGTCGTTCAATGCAAAAAAAGGACCCGGATCACAAAATTTTAGAATTAGGGAATCTTGATCTGTTCAATCTTACGGTTTGGTTGCATTCATTCTAATCAAACTAATTTATTAAATCGacatatgttttaatttagagCTTGTCATTCACATATAATTTATTAATCCTATACAAAAAGCCACGTATAAATCACATACTTTAAAAACATATATGTCAATTTAGATTAAAAGAATTTTATCCCGCTGTACACAGAGAAAGATTGTCCTTTAAAGTTAAGTCCACGAGGCCGAGGAATATATGTGATTTAGAATTCTAAATAGCAATGGGTAATGCTATACATCACTTCCATCCTCCTCTTCGAAGCTTAGCTATGTAACGTAATTTTCATGCCGCCATAAACTTTAAAGATAAAAGGATGATAAATAGAATTACTCAGATCGCAAATAATAGAGGTAATGAGTTGTATCCATCACaagcaaaacatcaaataaatcatgctaaaacaaccaaacaaaaacgtCGAAAACATGTAGACATGAAGACGAGGAGCAGGGCCACGTGGCTCACCCTTGTTCGTTAGTACTCGGTTGGTGGTTGGTTGGCTTGGTTAGCTAGCTTCCCTAATCCCCTCTAGGCTGTAGCCCTCTTCCTCTTTCGATTCCCATAttaattttctcactttttaaCCCAACCCCACCCAAAAATGAACCAtattgcagagagagagagagagaaagggggcTGAAAATGATAAAGGGATGGGCCCTTTTTTGTCTGCCAACATCTTTCAATGATCTGCACTACTGTAACTGTTTGTTTTCTCTTCCTACTTGTAcataaagtataatttttttttttcaatcaaaacaGTTCTTTAAGGTATCTTTTCTTGATCTTCATCATGTGGGTACTGTTTCTTGTTTGCTTCAGCCAGCGTGAGAAGGAGGCAC from Corylus avellana chromosome ca6, CavTom2PMs-1.0 includes the following:
- the LOC132184773 gene encoding uncharacterized protein LOC132184773, producing the protein MAGMLPGVECARRRRLHLSSGMSDSPSHGGTRRSSLCLYTSSHETHHSSTSPMRKKSLLSQASQDEELESGAREAKERLDGRFKAQRKSETNRRNNKDRLGSMFQDELPTELLGSKQSRSKKFSWAKFSWKALDQNICAACI
- the LOC132185577 gene encoding uncharacterized protein LOC132185577; amino-acid sequence: MEDDDHHHNSSPSLKQILKSSLCCFRRTHHGHHHLHDDESLSSEPRARLVRSASSRQKSPELKDKCRNFISKIGAARNHHRRHSADFKYDALSYALNFEDEGDRRSVDFPPTTFASRLPASPRSSEITALVR